The genomic region ACAGACTGTGAATTCATTCAGAGAGAGATGATGGGAAAGTCGGGAGGTCAATTATTGATTTGGGACACACAGGTCTTCGAGGCAACTGATGTAATTTCTCTTGACAGAGTCATTGGCATAAGAGGTACTTGGAAGGCTGATGGGTCAATCCTAAATATACTTAATGTATATGGCCCTCATGAGAACGCTTTGAAGAAAAAACTTTGGGAATCTCTGGGTAAGGTAATAGAAAGTCGGGATGAAGCATGGGTAGTGTGTGGGGATTTCAATGAAGTTAGATACGAAACCGAAAGATTCAATTGTGAGTTTAAGGAAAGTAGAGCAAAGAGATTCAACGAGTTCATTGCTAATAGTAACTTATTGGATATCCCATTGGGGGGTCGATTATTTACAAGAGTGAGTGACGATGGCGTTAAGTATAGCAAGATCGATCGATTCTTGGTATCCGAAAAGTTCTATAATAAATGGCAAAACCTCACGGCCATGGTCATGGAAAGAACCAAATCAGACCATTGTCCCATAGTTTTAAAAGATGAAGATAAGAACTTTGGTCCAAAACCCTTTAAATGTTTCGACGCTTGGCTTGAAGAAGACGGAGTAGACAAAATCATCGAAGATGCTTGGAGTAGCTGTGAGTACAAAGGGCCAAGAATGGATTACAAATTTGTGTTTAAACTCAAGAAAATCAAAGAGGCACTCCGAGTATGGAGTAAAGAATTTTATGGCAGAATCGATGGTGAAATTGAGGCACAAAAAAATATTGCCCTCAATCTTGAACTAAAAGGTGAAACTGTGGCACTTGATGAGATCGAATTGAGAAGGTGGAAAGATGCAAGAAACAAGTGGTTTGAGAAGGAAAAAATCAAGTGGAGCATGATAAGGCAAAAATCAAGAACTAGATGGACGTTAGAAGGGGACGAAAACACTAGATTCTTCCACTCTATGATTCGTAATAGGTATAACAAATCAAACATTCGTGGCCTGATTATTAATGGAGCTTGGACAGAAATCCCTCTTGAAATAAAAAGGGCAGCTCACGAACACTTTCAAGCTCAGTTTGTTGAACCCGATAGTAACAGACCATCCTTATAAGATCTGAGATATCCTTCGATCTCCACGCAAGATGCTGCTGCTCTAGAGGTATGTTTCCTGGAAGATGAGATAAGAGAGGCGCTtaatgattgttgtagttcaaaGGCCCCAGGACCCGACGGGTTTAATTTTTGATTTTACAAGAAATATTGGGGACTGATAAAAAATGATTTGATAGCTGCCTTGGGTTGGTTTTGGGATCGGGGGGTAATTTCGAGAGGATGTAATGAATCATTTGTGACCTTAGTACCGAAGAGAAGTGACCCGCTATGTCTTGGGGATTACCGACCCATTAGCCTAATCGGAGGTTACTACAAAACAATTGCCAAGATCCTTTCAAATCGACTGCGAAAAGTGTTACCTTCACTAGTCGGCCCGGAACAGAGTGCATTTCTCAAAGGGAGATATATATTAGATGGGGCTTTAATCACCAATGAAACAATTGCGCATCTCAAGTCAACACACAAAAAAGGGATTATATTCAAGGTAGACTTTGAGAAGGCTTTTGATAGCATAAATTGGAATTTTTTGTTCGAGGTAATGAGAAGTATGGGTTTTGGGGAAAGGTGGATCAAATGGATTAACGCATGCTTATCCTCGGCTTCTATCTCAATCCTAATTAATGGATCCCCGACGAATGTGTTTCAACTAGGAAGAGGCGTGAGACAAGGAGATCCGCTTTCTCCCTTTCTCTTCATTATTGCGGCGGAGGGCCTAAACATCCTAACAAAGGCGGCCTTGGAAAGAAATTTATTTAGGGGTGTGGAAATTGGATCCGATAAGGTATTAATCtcgcatctccaatatgcggatgataccatATTTTTTGGGGATTGGAGTAGATCGAATGCCATGAATTTGAGAAACCTTTTAAAATGTTACGAGCTTGCTTCGggtttaaaaataaattttaagaaGAGTTGCTTGTACGGGGTAGAAGTAGAAAACTCGGAAATTAATCTCATTGCAAATTACCTTGGTTGTCATGTAGGTAAATTCCCATTTACATATTTGGGTCTACCTATAGGTGCAAAAATGACAAAAACTAAAGATTGGCTTCCGGTGATTGAGAAATTTAAATCGAGGCTTTCCGGTTGGAAAATGCGTTCTTTGTCTTTTGGAGGAAGATTAGTTCTAGTCAAATCGGTCCTTAATAGTTTACCATTGTACTATTTCTCGCTATGTTGTGCTCCGATGAGTGTGATTAAAATCCTTGAGAGTGTGAGAAGaaaatttttttggggcgggtccgatgggggttcaaagattgcGTGGGTAAAATGGGAAAATGTCTTGAACTCTTATGATCGGGGGGGCTTAATATTGGTTCCTTATTTTGTAAAAATCTTGCTTTACTtggaaagtggtggtggaggtttaaaaccgaaaccgaatCACTTTGGGTAAAACTAATCAAAAGTGTATATGGGAGTTGTGGGGGTCTGATGAGGGAGAGTGATTTTAATCGCTCTCTATCATCCACCACTTGGTTTCACATCGTTAATGCAGGTAATGACATGGAAGAATTCCAAATTTCACTCAGGCATTCCTTCGTCAAATCAATCGGAAGTGGAGATAAAACAGCATTCTGGTTGGAGCATTGGATTGGTCAGGATAAACTTTGCAATCTCTTCCCCAGGATATTCAGACTTGAAACGGTGAGGGAGGTCAGCATTAAGGATCGTATAAAAGCTACTGATTCGGGCCTTATGTTCGAGTGGAGCTGGAGCAGGGAGCCCAATGGGAGAACCAACAGTGAGTTGCAGGCCATGATTGATTTGCTGTCGGGTTTCTCATTTGCGAACTGTCCATCAGATACATGGTCGTGGGGATTGGCGTCGAATGGTACGTTCACCGTTAAAAAGCTTACTAATCTTCTAGAGTCAAATATGTTGGATCGATACTCTTCACAAACAGGTACCTTAAGAAACTCGCTAGTGCCGAAAAAAGTAGAGATATTTATTTGGCGAGTCCAAAAAAAGAGAATCCCGGTAAGGGTGGAGTTAGACAAACGAGACGTCGACCTACATAGTTTGAGATGCCCATTGTGCGATGATGGATTGGAATCGGTGGAACACTCATTGGTCTTATGTGATAGGGTCAGAGATTTATGGACGCGGATTTTTAAATGGTGGGGGATCCGGATCTCTAACCCCTTCAATCTATGCGATTTGGTAGAAGGGATAAATACAAGCTCGATGTCGGAAAAGGGTAAAAGATTATGGCAAGCAATAGTTTGGATTGGTTTATATCACATTTGGTGCCTTAGAAACAAAACCGTTTTTGAAAACAAATCTTGGAACATACCGATGGCGCTTAGTGAGATTCAATCCAAGACGTTCGAATGGATAGCTACGAGAGACAAAAAGCATACGTATGAATGGCTAAATTGGATTACGAACCCAGGCGATCTCCTTTCTTCTTTGTAACCTTGTATTTTATCTATAGTTGTTTCCTAGTGTTGTGTATTGTGCTTGTTCTTATAGTATAGTTTGGAGCTTCTGTTCTTGTAGTGTAAATGGTTGCCCACTTTGCAACCATGCCTTCTGTATCTGATTCTTGAGGTTTTAATAATattgttgcttttcaaaaaaaaaaacaaaaaatgttTGATTTAAGATATATTGTTAAAATGTTTATTTTGTTCTTCATGTAATATGTTATCCGAATTAATTAGCTTCCATAACAAAGTAAGTGATAGAATAAATTATGAGTAATGTTTTGCTGACTTCTATATATAAAAAAGTAGTATTGGATTTTCAGTGGTTTTTTTAGTGTTATTTTGAGTAAGTGACATTTATTTTGGGACAAATATACATAGTATTGTGGACTTTTTTTTATAGGACGGAGCCACAGAGGGAGTATTAAACTCtacattgttataattcagtaggcttataactaattttaacctaagcctatacaatccttaaatatgagagagtattaatggaagagagagagagtatatttcttatatgtaagaaaatgatggtgtatatgtgtgttcattatccacatatatatagtacaaattttactatccatatttgactaattaccatcaatattttactactaaatttacaacactcccccttggatggtaattttttttttaaagagcaattaatactgcctcgttaaaaaccttgctaaagaaaacccagtgggataaaactttagctaagggaaaaagagtgcagcatagagttgactccccctcaagtagacaacgctgagtcgtcacatcttttgaacttgcctcatgccaatattgtgaatgtatgttttgaaaaacagcgattgacagtgctttggtataaagatcaacagagttgttgattgaacgtatctcattttaatctggttgtcttttacgagatcttgagtatatgagaagaatctgaggttttcatctgaaactgtatcatctaaatcttttatgtacaagtttggtccacgtgatttgtctacagtctccttcatggtttgttcaaactgttgtttcaattcctattccctttcagtatttttctgagccttactaatataccattcttttccatcaaacttatgaccgttgagactgtttataactttagcgcctcgtcagcatttatgttttgttctgtcattttttgatactcttctttcatttgtactatgtaagctgtattatcttcatagatagttgttaggcttttatagcgttctagtccacaagaatcaataatgatttgtatcattgatcttaactaaaatcattctcgagtagcttcatgtaatgcaatcacttcggcatgatttgatgatgttgcaacaagtgtttgttatgagaacgtcatgatattgcggtgcctccatttaggaatacatatccagtttgagatttagctttatgtagatcggataaataatctgcatctgtataaccaaacaaatcttgtttcgagttgttagaataaaataattataaatcagtagttccccgaaggtatcaaactatttgtttgatcccattccaatgtcttttggtaggggctgggctgaaccttgtcaacaaa from Rutidosis leptorrhynchoides isolate AG116_Rl617_1_P2 chromosome 9, CSIRO_AGI_Rlap_v1, whole genome shotgun sequence harbors:
- the LOC139867814 gene encoding uncharacterized protein — its product is MRESDFNRSLSSTTWFHIVNAGNDMEEFQISLRHSFVKSIGSGDKTAFWLEHWIGQDKLCNLFPRIFRLETVREVSIKDRIKATDSGLMFEWSWSREPNGRTNSELQAMIDLLSGFSFANCPSDTWSWGLASNGTFTVKKLTNLLESNMLDRYSSQTGTLRNSLVPKKVEIFIWRVQKKRIPVRVELDKRDVDLHSLRCPLCDDGLESVEHSLVLCDRVRDLWTRIFKWWGIRISNPFNLCDLVEGINTSSMSEKGKRLWQAIVWIGLYHIWCLRNKTVFENKSWNIPMALSEIQSKTFEWIATRDKKHTYEWLNWITNPGDLLSSL